The Rhea pennata isolate bPtePen1 chromosome 9, bPtePen1.pri, whole genome shotgun sequence genome has a segment encoding these proteins:
- the IRS1 gene encoding insulin receptor substrate 1, giving the protein MASPTDNNEGFFSDVRKVGYLRKPKSMHKRFFVLRAASESGPARLEYYENEKKWRHKSGAPKRSIPLESCFNINKRADSKNKHLVALYTKDEHFAIAADSEPEQESWYQALLQLHNRAKGHHHLHHHHHHHHSDVTFGGSNVGLGEAGEDNYGEVAPGPAFKEVWQVILKPKGLGQTKNLIGIYRLCLTNKTISFVKLNSDAAAVVLQLLNIRRCGHSENFFFIEVGRSAVTGPGEFWMQVDDSVVAQNMHETILEAMRAMSEEFRPRSKSQSSSNCSNPISVPLRSRHHINNPPPSQVGLSRRSRTESVTATSPAGGGGGGTGGKPSSFRVRASSDGEGTMSRPASVDGSPVSPSANRTHSHRHRGNSRLHPPLNHSRSIPMPSSRCSPSATSPVSLSSSSTSGHGSTSDCLFPRRSSASVSGSPSDGGFISSDEYGSSPCDFRSSFRSVTPDSLGHTPPARGDEELNYICMGGKATSSCCSLAAPNGHFIARTCHPQQQPRYAGTPCCPRGGGEEVADLEKAFRKRTHSAGTSPTISHQKTPSQSSVASIEEYTEMLPSYPCSGSRLSSYRHSAFVPTHSYPEECLEMHHLDSGHHRTNSAPHMDDGYMPMSPGVAPVPSGGGPPKGGDYMPMSPKSVSAPQQIINPGRGGRHPPPMVDSNGYMMMSPSGSYSPDGGPAGYGKIWTNEAGHHPKLSVESNEGKLPCGGSDYINMSPASGSTTSTPPDCYFGGTGQPGAEEAAAASTPHHKPIYSYFSLPRSFKHMQRRGGGVVAGSDEGSPQPRIALSSGRLLYAAEDSSSSTSSDSLGGGGGPEGGPQPPRKVDTAVQTRSRLARPTRLSLGGPKASTLPRAREQPPLLLPPEPKSPGEYVNIEFIAGEKLAFPAAALGLGLPPPPGDEGAEEYMNMELGPPRAPCPAGFAAARAAPAVRPGRSAAPGGRDYVTTQLAGGGGGSGSDCADSPSPSSAARLLNYADVRAGRAAAEKPPAAALASPELPRPPAELAAAPPRSSSLLGGPGASSAFTRVSLSPSRNQSAKVIRADPQGGRRRHSSETFSSTPSAARGAAGGCGPGAPFAGGGAGGAEEVKRHSSASFENVWLRPAAGEAAGAAAARREPGAAAAPALENGLNYIDLDLVKDFNGHRRHHHLHPTPEGAALLGGKQPQQQPTPPGQPRGSSHSSDDLSAYASISFQQREAM; this is encoded by the coding sequence ATGGCCAGCCCCACAGATAATAACGAGGGCTTCTTCTCAGATGTCAGAAAGGTGGGTTACTTGCGCAAACCCAAGAGCATGCATAAACGCTTTTTCGTGCTGAGGGCAGCCAGCGAGTCAGGACCCGCCCGGCTGGAGTATTACGAGAATGAGAAGAAATGGAGACACAAGTCAGGGGCGCCCAAGCGCTCCATCCCATTGGAAAGCTGCTTCAATATCAACAAACGAGCTGACTCCAAGAACAAGCACCTGGTGGCCCTCTACACCAAGGACGAGCACTTTGCCATTGCAGCTGACAGTGAGCCTGAACAGGAGAGCTGGTACcaagcactgctgcagctgcacaacaGGGCCAAGGGCCACCACCACCTCcatcaccatcaccaccaccaccacagcgATGTCACATTTGGGGGCAGCAATGTGGGACTGGGGGAAGCAGGTGAGGATAACTATGGTGAGGTAGCCCCTGGCCCAGCTTTTAAGGAAGTTTGGCAAGTCATTCTGAAGCCTAAGGGCCTAGGCCAGACAAAGAACCTGATTGGCATCTACCGCCTGTGCCTAACTAACAAGACCATCAGCTTTGTGAAACTGAATTCAGATGCGGCTGCTGTGGTGCTACAGCTGCTCAATATCCGCCGCTGTGGTCACTCTGAGAACTTCTTTTTCATTGAGGTGGGGCGCTCAGCTGTGACTGGGCCTGGTGAGTTCTGGATGCAGGTGGATGACTCGGTGGTGGCGCAGAACATGCACGAAACCATCCTGGAGGCCATGCGAGCCATGAGCGAGGAATTTCGGCCCCGCAGCAAGAGCCAGTCCTCTTCAAACTGTTCCAACCCCATCTCTGTGCCCCTTCGTAGCAGACACCACATCAACAACCCTCCACCCAGTCAAGTAGGGCTCAGTCGCCGGTCCAGGACTGAGAGCGTCACTGCCACCTctcctgctggtggtggcggaGGAGGTACTGGTGGCAAACCCAGCTCTTTCCGGGTACGAGCATCAAGTGATGGGGAAGGCACTATGTCAAGGCCTGCCTCTGTGGATGGTAGTCCAGTTAGTCCCAGTGCCAACCGGACCCATTCGCATCGACACCGTGGCAACTCCAGGCTCCATCCTCCGCTCAACCACAGTCGGTCCATCCCAATGCCTTCCTCGCGCTGCTCTCCTTCAGCCACCAGTCCAGTCAGcctgtcatccagcagcactaGTGGCCATGGCTCCACCTCGGACTGCCTCTTTCCACGCAGGTCTAGTGCTTCAGTTTCCGGCTCCCCAAGCGATGGtggatttatttcttctgatgaGTATGGCTCTAGCCCCTGTGACTTCCGCAGCTCTTTTCGCAGTGTGACCCCAGATTCATTGGGGCACACCCCACCAGCTCGGGGTGATGAAGAGCTCAACTACATCTGCATGGGGGGGAAGGCCACCTCATCTTGCTGTAGCCTGGCAGCCCCCAATGGTCACTTTATCGCACGCACCTGCCAcccacagcagcagccccgcTACGCTGGTACGCCCTGCTGTCCCCGAGGTGGTGGTGAGGAGGTTGCTGACTTGGAGAAGGCATTCAGGAAACGGACTCACTCTGCAGGCACTTCGCCCACCATCTCTCACCAGAAGACACCCTCGCAGTCTTCAGTGGCCTCCATTGAGGAGTATACGGAGATGCTGCCTTCTTACCCCTGTAGCGGCAGCCGGCTGTCCTCCTACCGGCACTCGGCCTTTGTGCCTACTCACTCCTACCCCGAGGAGTGTTTGGAGATGCACCACCTGGACAGCGGCCACCATCGGACCAACTCCGCCCCCCACATGGATGATGGCTACATGCCGATGTCTCCCGGTGTAGCACCTGTGCCCAGCGGTGGTGGGCCCCCCAAGGGCGGAGACTACATGCCTATGAGCCCTAAGAGTGTGTCGGCCCCGCAGCAGATCATCAACCCTGGCAGGGGGGGGCGCCACCCTCCACCCATGGTGGACTCCAATGGCTACATGATGATGTCCCCCAGTGGCAGCTACTCACCTGATGGTGGCCCTGCGGGCTATGGCAAGATCTGGACTAACGAGGCTGGCCACCACCCAAAGCTTTCGGTGGAGAGCAATGAAGGGAAGCTCCCTTGTGGTGGCAGCGACTACATCAACATGTCCCCGGCCAGCGGCTCCACTACCAGCACCCCACCGGACTGCTACTTTGGGGGCACGGGGCAGCCGGGTGCcgaggaagctgctgctgccagtacTCCCCACCACAAGCCCATCTACTCCTACTTCTCCCTGCCACGCTCCTTCAAGCACATGCagcggcgaggcggcggggtGGTGGCGGGCAGCGATGAGGGCAGCCCTCAACCCCGCATCGCCCTCAGCTCCGGCCGCCTCCTCTATGCCGCCGAAGACTCGTCCTCGTCCACCAGCAGCGACAgcctgggcggcggcggcggcccggagGGCGGCCCGCAGCCACCGCGCAAGGTGGACACAGCCGTGCAGACCAGGAGCCGCCTGGCACGGCCCACGCGCTTGTCGCTGGGTGGCCCCAAGGCCAGCACCCTGCCGCGGGCCCGGGAACAGCCGCCGCTCCTCCTGCCCCCGGAGCCCAAGAGCCCGGGTGAGTACGTGAACATTGAGTTCATCGCCGGTGAGAAGCTGGCCTTCCCCGCCGCTgccctgggcctgggcctgccgccgccgccgggggacGAGGGCGCCGAGGAGTACATGAACATGGAGctggggccgccgcgggccccctGCCCCGCCGGCTTCGCCGCGGCACGGGCGGCCCCCGCAGTGCGGCCGGGCcgcagcgcggcccccggcggccgGGACTACGTGACCACGCAgctggcgggcggcggcgggggctccgGCTCGGACTGCGCCGACAGCCCTTCCCCGTCCTCCGCCGCCCGCCTGCTCAACTACGCCGACGTgcgggcgggccgcgccgccgcggagAAGCCTCCGGCCGCCGCGCTGGcctccccggagctgccgcggccgccggccgagctggccgcggcgccgccgcgctcctcctCGCTGCTCGGGGGCCCCGGCGCGAGCAGCGCCTTCACCCGCGtcagcctcagccccagccGCAACCAGAGTGCCAAAGTGATCCGCGCCGACCCGcagggcggccggcggcggcacAGCTCCGAGACCTTCTCGTCCACGCCgagcgccgcccgcggggcggcgggcggctgcggcccGGGCGCGCCGttcgccggcggcggcgcggggggcgccgaGGAGGTGAAGCGCCACAGCTCGGCCTCCTTCGAGAACGTGTGGCTGCGGCCCgccgcgggggaggcggcgggcgccgccgccgcccggcgggagccgggggccgccgccgcgcccgccctcGAGAACGGACTCAACTACATCGACCTGGACTTAGTGAAGGATTTTAACGGCCACCGCCGCCACCACCATCTCCACCCCACGCCGGAGGGCGCCGCTCTGCTCGGGGGGaagcagccgcagcagcagccgaCCCCGCCGGgccagccccgcggcagcagccaCTCCAGCGACGACCTGAGCGCGTACGCcagcatcagcttccagcagcGGGAGGCGATGTAG